The Verrucomicrobiia bacterium genome window below encodes:
- a CDS encoding secretin N-terminal domain-containing protein: MKKNLPLTAICLGAVALNLTAQTPPAPGGPPAPGSTNMIRRPSRTPQTPAAPGSPVAPQAQTPPAPQAPPALPAVPPAPSSPAAPAPAPGMVQAVTPGANQPLPNVAAQVAPGSGAVNAAGEQLIPIEDLRFPQMELSQFIKFYAEQVGRTIIQGTAIAPLLKATVSLEIQTPLTKSELLQAMDTVLAQNGVVILPMGEKLAVAVPEAMAFQQGTRFKTAGDMIVEAQSYETRIVTLTNALPSEMQQVLTPFSKVPNGIIPIDGTRKLILRDYSVNIARMVEIIKELDVNIPMEVELELIPIKYALSADMASVLGSLTSGGSVGSTGARTTGTTGRSGTTSRLSGANSRTGGSLGVGNTGGFGGQQGGVNTLQNRPGTTGNVAGNQANFQNQLANIVNRAASGGSLPILGDAKIIPDERTNALLVFGTKEERDMIKKIIKELDVVQQQVLIEAVIMEVSLSDSFNFGVSAANATSFDKGAKRLFGGSKFTDFGSLTNFPGGLDNGFSYFGQMGSWDLAVSATAGDGSINVLSRPRIQTSHAVEASLFVGQTVPFITGTTSDINGGARSQFQNQPVGINLSVLPLINQDGLVVLDIDQQVAQLGENREIDGNLVPTTTERNATARVAVKNGETVILGGFISSNKRKSKTGVPFLKDIPVLGALFSQKSDNNDRVELIVLIRPTVLKTPEIASSVAESERQRLSGVRKAEMDILNEESKLAEKSEKEMEKMKKSRKPVVKDEMLLPGNPLQPTPVPADPNAVPATPPASKQ; this comes from the coding sequence ATGAAGAAGAACCTCCCGTTGACCGCCATCTGTCTGGGGGCAGTGGCTTTGAATCTTACGGCCCAAACGCCGCCCGCTCCGGGTGGCCCGCCGGCGCCTGGCTCGACGAACATGATCCGCCGCCCGTCGCGCACGCCGCAGACGCCAGCCGCTCCGGGTTCGCCTGTCGCGCCGCAAGCCCAGACGCCGCCTGCGCCGCAAGCGCCGCCGGCCTTGCCTGCGGTTCCACCAGCACCCAGTTCTCCTGCCGCGCCGGCTCCTGCTCCGGGAATGGTGCAGGCGGTGACGCCCGGCGCAAACCAGCCGCTGCCAAACGTAGCGGCACAGGTGGCACCGGGCTCCGGCGCAGTGAATGCCGCCGGTGAACAATTGATCCCGATCGAGGATCTGAGGTTCCCGCAGATGGAACTCTCGCAATTCATCAAGTTTTACGCGGAGCAGGTGGGGCGCACCATCATCCAGGGAACAGCGATCGCGCCATTACTGAAGGCGACTGTTTCCTTGGAGATCCAGACACCGCTGACCAAATCGGAACTGCTCCAGGCCATGGATACTGTGCTGGCGCAGAATGGCGTGGTGATCCTGCCGATGGGCGAAAAGCTGGCCGTGGCCGTGCCAGAAGCGATGGCGTTTCAGCAAGGCACGCGTTTCAAAACCGCCGGGGACATGATCGTGGAGGCGCAGTCTTACGAGACACGCATCGTCACACTCACGAATGCGCTGCCGAGCGAGATGCAGCAGGTGCTGACGCCGTTCAGCAAAGTACCGAACGGCATCATACCGATCGATGGCACGCGCAAGCTGATCCTGCGTGATTACTCCGTGAACATCGCGCGCATGGTCGAGATCATCAAAGAGCTCGATGTGAACATCCCGATGGAAGTGGAGCTGGAATTGATCCCGATCAAGTACGCCTTGTCGGCGGATATGGCCTCCGTATTGGGCAGCCTGACCTCCGGCGGATCGGTGGGCAGCACGGGTGCGCGGACGACGGGAACGACCGGACGATCCGGCACCACCAGCCGTTTATCCGGCGCGAACAGCCGCACGGGCGGCAGCTTGGGCGTGGGCAACACCGGCGGATTTGGGGGGCAACAAGGTGGTGTGAACACTTTGCAGAACCGTCCCGGCACCACAGGGAATGTGGCTGGCAACCAGGCGAATTTTCAGAACCAGCTCGCCAACATCGTGAACCGGGCCGCGTCAGGCGGCAGCTTGCCGATCTTGGGTGATGCGAAGATCATCCCCGATGAGCGCACGAATGCTTTGCTCGTTTTCGGCACGAAGGAAGAACGGGACATGATCAAGAAGATCATCAAGGAGCTGGATGTGGTGCAGCAACAGGTGCTGATCGAAGCGGTCATCATGGAAGTTTCTTTGAGCGACTCCTTTAACTTCGGGGTGTCTGCGGCCAACGCCACATCCTTTGACAAGGGTGCGAAACGCCTCTTCGGCGGGAGCAAATTCACCGACTTCGGCAGTCTGACGAATTTTCCGGGCGGTTTGGACAATGGCTTCAGCTACTTCGGCCAGATGGGCAGTTGGGATCTGGCGGTGAGCGCCACAGCGGGTGATGGATCCATCAACGTTCTCTCACGTCCGCGCATCCAGACGTCACACGCGGTGGAGGCATCGTTGTTCGTCGGCCAGACGGTGCCTTTCATCACGGGCACCACCTCGGACATCAACGGTGGTGCGCGTTCCCAGTTCCAGAACCAGCCGGTGGGCATCAACTTGAGCGTGCTGCCTTTGATCAACCAGGATGGCCTGGTGGTGCTGGACATCGACCAGCAGGTGGCGCAGTTGGGTGAGAACCGTGAGATCGACGGCAACCTGGTGCCGACGACCACGGAGCGCAACGCCACCGCGCGAGTCGCCGTGAAGAATGGCGAAACGGTGATCTTGGGCGGCTTCATCAGCTCCAACAAACGCAAGAGCAAGACGGGTGTGCCGTTCCTGAAGGACATCCCGGTGCTGGGCGCTTTGTTCAGCCAGAAGAGTGATAACAATGACCGGGTGGAACTGATCGTGTTGATCCGTCCGACGGTGTTGAAGACGCCGGAGATCGCGAGCAGTGTGGCGGAGTCTGAGCGTCAACGCCTCTCCGGTGTGCGTAAGGCGGAGATGGACATCCTGAATGAGGAGAGCAAGCTGGCGGAGAAATCCGAGAAGGAGATGGAGAAGATGAAGAAGTCCCGGAAGCCGGTGGTGAAGGATGAGATGTTACTGCCGGGCAATCCGCTCCAGCCGACGCCTGTGCCGGCTGATCCGAATGCGGTCCCGGCCACGCCACCGGCATCGAAGCAGTAA